Proteins from a single region of Gemmatirosa kalamazoonensis:
- a CDS encoding substrate-binding domain-containing protein gives MSATSAARVPLSAEPPLETEAPLRERLFPNGEWVLLAVLALECVVFGVTGHNFTSTANAFEITRLAVEIGLLALALTPIIVTGGIDLSVGSMMGLSAVALGALWRDAGVPLPLAAALTLLLGTLGGALNAAMITRLGFPPLIVTLGTFSLFRGAAEGLTRGIANYSGFPSSFLFLGQGYLGGVVPAQLAILVVAALACWWWLQRTAYGRTLYAIGYSADGARYAGVPVRRRLALAYVLSGAASSLAAVVYVAHLGQAKSDAGTGYELTAITAVVLGGASIFGGRGTVLGTLLGLFAIVVLQNGLRLSGQPAELAGILTGVLLVGTILLDRLARRPKRATAAAATATLSPTADTDVRNSQVAALSAVILAGALIVAGSNWYLVRSLRTELHGRAVPDASAAAPVATPTEHAVVALMPKAKGDPYFISARAGAEAEAKRLGVDLLWDGPTDLDPAKQNEVVEAWITRGVNAIAVSVENKEAISTVLRKARQRGIKVVTWDADAEPDARDFFVNQATPEGIGNTLTDETARIMGGRGEFAIITASLSAANQNEWIKYIRARLAAKYPDLKLVAIQPSDGDRDRAFAETQNVLKVHPNVKVVMAIAAPAVPGAAEAVKQSGRTDVKVTGLSLPNMCRPYIKSGVIESIVLWNTGDLGALAVATAQAVAAGRLKRGDTSFDAGPLGTFAVAGDQVLLGQPFVFNKSNIDRFNF, from the coding sequence ATGTCCGCCACTTCGGCCGCGCGCGTCCCGCTGTCGGCTGAGCCGCCGCTCGAGACGGAGGCGCCGCTCCGCGAGCGGCTCTTCCCGAACGGCGAGTGGGTGCTCCTCGCCGTGCTCGCGCTGGAGTGCGTCGTGTTCGGCGTCACGGGGCACAACTTCACGAGCACGGCGAACGCGTTCGAGATCACGCGGCTCGCGGTGGAGATCGGGCTGCTCGCGCTCGCGCTCACGCCGATCATCGTCACCGGCGGCATCGACCTCTCGGTCGGCTCCATGATGGGCCTCTCCGCCGTGGCGCTCGGCGCGCTGTGGCGCGACGCGGGCGTGCCGCTGCCGCTGGCCGCCGCGCTCACGCTGCTGTTAGGCACCCTCGGCGGCGCGCTGAACGCGGCGATGATCACGCGGCTCGGCTTCCCGCCGCTCATCGTGACGCTCGGCACGTTCTCGCTGTTCCGCGGCGCGGCGGAAGGGCTCACCCGCGGGATCGCGAACTACTCGGGGTTCCCGTCGTCGTTCCTGTTTCTCGGCCAGGGCTACCTCGGCGGCGTGGTGCCGGCGCAGCTCGCGATCCTCGTCGTCGCGGCGCTCGCGTGCTGGTGGTGGCTGCAGCGCACCGCGTACGGGCGCACGCTCTACGCGATCGGCTACTCGGCGGACGGCGCGCGCTACGCGGGCGTACCCGTGCGCCGCCGCCTCGCGCTCGCGTACGTGCTCTCCGGCGCGGCATCGAGCCTCGCCGCGGTGGTGTACGTCGCGCACCTCGGGCAGGCGAAGTCGGACGCCGGCACCGGCTACGAGCTGACGGCGATCACCGCCGTCGTGCTGGGCGGCGCGTCGATCTTCGGCGGCCGCGGCACGGTGCTCGGCACGCTGCTCGGGCTGTTCGCCATCGTGGTGCTGCAGAACGGGCTGCGGCTGAGCGGGCAGCCCGCGGAGCTCGCGGGCATCCTCACCGGCGTGCTGCTCGTCGGCACGATCCTGCTCGACCGCCTGGCGCGACGCCCGAAGCGCGCGACCGCCGCTGCTGCTACCGCGACACTCTCTCCCACCGCCGACACCGACGTGCGGAACTCACAGGTCGCCGCGCTGAGCGCGGTCATCCTCGCCGGAGCGCTGATCGTCGCCGGCAGCAACTGGTACCTCGTGCGCTCGCTGCGCACCGAGCTGCACGGCCGCGCGGTGCCGGACGCCTCGGCCGCCGCGCCGGTAGCGACGCCCACCGAGCACGCCGTCGTCGCGCTCATGCCGAAGGCGAAGGGCGACCCGTACTTCATCAGCGCGCGCGCCGGCGCCGAGGCGGAGGCGAAGCGGCTCGGCGTCGACCTGCTGTGGGATGGGCCGACGGATCTCGATCCCGCGAAGCAGAACGAGGTCGTGGAGGCGTGGATCACGCGCGGCGTGAACGCGATCGCCGTCAGCGTGGAGAACAAGGAGGCCATCTCCACGGTGCTGCGGAAGGCGCGCCAGCGCGGCATCAAGGTGGTGACGTGGGACGCCGACGCCGAGCCGGACGCGCGCGACTTCTTCGTGAACCAGGCGACGCCGGAAGGGATCGGCAACACGCTCACCGACGAGACGGCGCGCATCATGGGCGGCCGCGGCGAGTTCGCGATCATCACCGCGAGCCTCAGCGCCGCGAACCAGAACGAGTGGATCAAGTACATCCGTGCGCGCCTCGCCGCGAAGTACCCCGACCTGAAGCTCGTCGCCATCCAGCCGAGCGACGGGGACCGCGACCGCGCGTTCGCCGAGACGCAGAACGTGCTGAAGGTGCATCCGAACGTGAAGGTGGTGATGGCGATCGCCGCGCCCGCGGTGCCCGGCGCCGCGGAAGCGGTGAAGCAGTCGGGGCGCACCGATGTGAAGGTCACGGGTCTCTCGCTGCCGAACATGTGCCGGCCGTACATCAAGTCGGGCGTGATCGAGAGTATCGTGCTGTGGAACACGGGCGACCTCGGCGCGCTCGCGGTGGCCACGGCGCAGGCGGTGGCCGCCGGGCGGCTCAAGCGCGGCGACACGTCGTTCGACGCCGGACCGTTAGGCACCTTCGCCGTCGCCGGCGACCAGGTGCTGCTGGGGCAGCCGTTCGTGTTCAACAAGAGCAACATCGACCGGTTCAATTTTTGA
- a CDS encoding ABC transporter permease, which translates to MIGAYKRELPPAVALALLLLVVAVAAPSFFDGGNLRDLALANAGALLVAVGMTLVILVGEIDISVASQFAVCSVAAGVLAKAGVPVPLLAPAVIVVGAAMGAVNGALVGLLGLPSIIVTLAMFVAWRDALRWATEGAWVQDLPADFQWLGLSPAAAQWLIVLVALGVLAVFAWGLRNLGVGRSLYAVGSDAEAARLAGIEPPATVLGVFVVMGALVGLAATLNAVRFTSVPSNAGVGLEMKAIAAVVVGGTAITGGRGRLGGTLLGVVLLGTIGTALTFLGINPFWEKAIQGGIILAALVSDVAIGRLEHHVRHFGRARPAVG; encoded by the coding sequence ATGATCGGCGCGTACAAGCGGGAGCTGCCGCCGGCCGTCGCGCTCGCGCTGCTGCTGCTCGTCGTCGCGGTCGCGGCGCCGTCGTTCTTCGACGGGGGCAACCTGCGCGACCTCGCGCTCGCGAACGCCGGCGCGCTGCTCGTCGCCGTCGGCATGACGCTCGTCATCCTCGTCGGCGAGATCGACATCTCCGTCGCGTCGCAGTTCGCGGTGTGCAGCGTGGCGGCCGGCGTGCTCGCGAAGGCCGGCGTGCCGGTGCCGCTGCTCGCACCGGCGGTGATCGTCGTCGGCGCGGCGATGGGCGCCGTGAACGGGGCGCTCGTCGGGCTGCTCGGGCTGCCGTCGATCATCGTCACGCTCGCCATGTTCGTGGCGTGGCGCGACGCGCTGCGGTGGGCGACGGAGGGCGCGTGGGTGCAGGACCTGCCGGCCGACTTCCAGTGGCTCGGCCTGAGCCCCGCCGCCGCGCAATGGCTCATCGTGCTCGTCGCGTTGGGCGTGCTCGCGGTGTTCGCGTGGGGACTCCGCAACCTCGGCGTCGGTCGCTCGCTCTACGCCGTCGGCTCCGACGCGGAGGCGGCGCGGCTCGCCGGCATCGAGCCGCCGGCGACGGTGCTCGGCGTGTTCGTCGTCATGGGCGCGCTCGTCGGCCTCGCGGCGACGCTGAACGCGGTGCGCTTCACGTCCGTGCCGAGCAATGCCGGCGTGGGGCTCGAGATGAAGGCGATCGCCGCCGTCGTCGTCGGCGGCACGGCGATCACCGGCGGGCGCGGACGCCTCGGCGGCACGCTGCTCGGCGTCGTGCTGCTTGGCACCATCGGCACGGCGCTCACGTTCCTCGGCATCAATCCGTTCTGGGAGAAGGCGATCCAGGGCGGCATCATCCTCGCCGCGCTCGTCTCGGACGTCGCGATCGGACGCCTGGAGCATCATGTCCGCCACTTCGGCCGCGCGCGTCCCGCTGTCGGCTGA
- a CDS encoding sugar ABC transporter ATP-binding protein: MTILLTASDLTKTYAGVRALRGASFELRAGEVHALVGENGAGKSTLIKILTGAVRHDGGAIVVEGRPVAHHSPRAAKALGIAAIYQQPALFPELSVAENLAIGVERRGAWGRVDWRARRARAVELLARVGARIDPDADAGDLSMPEQQLVEIARALGADAKVLVFDEPTASLSEDDARNLFRVIGELKARGVGMIYISHRLDELPAIADRVTVLRDGQTIGTRDMRDVTREQLIAMMVGRELSAVFPKRAVPIGDTVLELRGVGCAACGVRDVTLAVRAGEIVGLAGLVGAGRTELARIVFGLTPADVGEIRVRGRTARIAAPAEAIALGIAYCPEDRRRHGVVLEMPVSANVTLAALDDLTRGRPLGALDFERERSVAADYVRRLGVKTPSIFTSVGALSGGNQQKVALSRWLLTSPAVLILDEPTQGIDVGAKSEIHSLMVSLAEQGVAILMISSELPEILGMSDRVAVMREGTVVEILDRADATQERVLAAALGDHAAAAA; this comes from the coding sequence ATGACGATTCTCCTCACCGCCTCCGACCTCACGAAGACGTACGCCGGCGTGCGCGCGCTGCGCGGGGCGTCGTTCGAGCTGCGCGCCGGCGAGGTGCACGCGCTCGTCGGCGAGAACGGGGCGGGGAAGTCGACGCTCATCAAGATCCTCACCGGCGCCGTGCGCCACGATGGCGGCGCGATCGTCGTCGAGGGGCGGCCGGTGGCGCACCACTCGCCGCGCGCCGCGAAGGCGCTCGGCATCGCCGCGATCTACCAGCAGCCCGCGCTGTTCCCGGAGCTGAGCGTGGCCGAGAACCTCGCGATCGGCGTGGAGCGGCGCGGCGCCTGGGGACGTGTCGACTGGAGGGCGCGCCGCGCACGCGCGGTGGAGCTGCTCGCCCGCGTTGGTGCGCGCATCGACCCCGACGCCGACGCGGGCGATCTCAGCATGCCCGAGCAGCAGCTCGTGGAGATCGCGCGCGCGCTCGGCGCCGACGCGAAGGTGCTCGTGTTCGACGAGCCGACGGCGTCGTTGTCGGAGGACGACGCGCGCAACCTGTTCCGCGTCATCGGCGAGCTGAAGGCGCGCGGCGTCGGCATGATCTACATCTCGCACCGCCTCGACGAGCTGCCGGCGATCGCCGACCGCGTGACGGTGCTGCGCGATGGCCAGACGATCGGCACGCGCGACATGCGCGACGTCACGCGCGAGCAGCTCATCGCCATGATGGTCGGCCGCGAGCTCTCGGCGGTGTTCCCGAAGCGCGCGGTGCCGATCGGCGACACGGTGCTCGAGCTGCGCGGCGTCGGGTGCGCGGCGTGCGGCGTGCGCGACGTCACGCTCGCGGTGCGCGCGGGCGAGATCGTGGGGCTCGCGGGGCTCGTCGGCGCGGGGCGCACGGAGCTCGCGCGCATCGTGTTCGGCCTCACGCCCGCCGACGTCGGAGAGATCCGGGTGCGCGGCCGCACGGCGCGCATCGCCGCGCCGGCCGAGGCGATCGCGTTAGGCATCGCGTACTGCCCGGAGGACCGGCGTCGGCACGGCGTGGTGCTGGAGATGCCGGTGAGCGCGAACGTGACGCTCGCCGCGCTCGACGACCTCACGCGCGGCCGCCCGCTCGGCGCGCTCGACTTCGAGCGCGAGCGCTCGGTCGCCGCCGACTACGTGCGCCGCCTCGGCGTGAAGACCCCGTCGATCTTCACGAGCGTCGGCGCGTTGTCGGGCGGCAACCAGCAGAAGGTGGCGCTCTCGCGCTGGCTGCTCACGAGCCCCGCGGTGCTCATCCTGGACGAGCCGACGCAGGGGATCGACGTCGGCGCGAAGTCGGAGATCCACTCGCTCATGGTGTCGCTGGCCGAGCAGGGCGTCGCGATCCTCATGATCTCGTCGGAGCTGCCCGAGATCCTCGGCATGAGCGACCGCGTCGCCGTGATGCGCGAGGGCACGGTCGTCGAGATTCTCGACCGCGCCGACGCGACGCAGGAGCGCGTGCTCGCCGCGGCGCTCGGCGATCACGCGGCGGCCGCCGCATGA
- a CDS encoding beta-glucosidase family protein, protein MTLARHVAAAALSLGAAAAAHAQSSSPPWTNAALPPARRAELLLAAMTRDEKFAQLVGAPGVVAELPQCYGARHVPGIPRLKIPTFRITNGPVGVGQSDCVPATGSNAPTGALMTRDAPKATALPSGMAVAASFDRAVATRFGDVIGQETRDLALHVLEGPGLNLARVPQGGRNFEYFGEDPFLTGTMAVAEIRAIQAHGVIAMAKHFVANEQETARTSVNEIIDDRVLHELYLLPFEMAVRDGDVASVMCSYNAVNGPHACEDRHHLTDVLRGQWKFAGYVQSDFFATHGAASALKAGMDHEMPGVVIPNAPANAPIRTWFTPANLAAAIDRGELTMADVDTALARRYRQMFRLGVFDRPVALAPIDTARHARLAREIGEQSAVLLKNAGSLLPLNSRAIRSVALIGQADYATKAVAGCCGGSSDVIPFATVMPLDGVRRALATLGSSATATLTVVANDAANLADAVAAARSADVAIVLAGTISEEGRDLPGVALPNGQDAIVAAVAAANPRTVVVLKDNASALLPWIDAVPAVLEAWFPGQADGDVVARLLFGLATPSGRLPVTFARRAADLPVTTPRQWPGVDSAGTPAKVGAAGFGMAAGGPYTVEYSEGLAIGYRWFDARGIAPLFPFGHGLSYTTFAMSDLAVRPRASDGTRPITVELTVRNTGTRRGAEVPQVYVSLPASAGEPPKRLVGFEKVWLDPGERRRVRITIDPAAASHPLGVWDAATQTWRIPSGAFRVQVARSAAEVVLADTVTVTTARR, encoded by the coding sequence GTGACGCTGGCCCGGCACGTCGCCGCGGCGGCGCTCTCACTCGGCGCCGCCGCGGCCGCGCACGCGCAGTCGTCATCGCCGCCGTGGACGAACGCCGCGCTCCCGCCCGCGCGCCGGGCCGAGCTGCTCCTCGCCGCCATGACGCGCGACGAGAAGTTCGCCCAGCTCGTCGGCGCGCCCGGCGTCGTGGCCGAGCTGCCGCAGTGCTACGGCGCGCGCCACGTCCCCGGGATCCCGCGCCTGAAGATCCCGACGTTCCGCATCACGAACGGCCCCGTCGGCGTCGGGCAGAGCGACTGCGTGCCGGCGACCGGGTCGAACGCTCCGACCGGCGCGCTCATGACGCGCGACGCGCCGAAGGCGACCGCGCTCCCGTCCGGGATGGCCGTCGCCGCGTCGTTCGACCGCGCCGTCGCGACCCGCTTCGGCGACGTGATCGGCCAGGAGACGCGCGACCTCGCGCTGCACGTGCTCGAGGGACCGGGGCTCAACCTCGCCCGCGTGCCGCAGGGCGGCCGCAACTTCGAGTACTTCGGCGAGGACCCGTTCCTCACCGGCACGATGGCCGTGGCCGAGATCCGCGCGATCCAGGCGCACGGCGTCATCGCGATGGCGAAGCACTTCGTCGCGAACGAGCAGGAGACCGCGCGCACCTCGGTGAACGAGATCATCGACGACCGCGTGCTGCACGAGCTCTATCTGCTGCCGTTCGAGATGGCGGTGCGCGACGGCGACGTCGCGAGCGTGATGTGCTCGTACAACGCGGTGAACGGCCCGCACGCGTGCGAGGACCGGCACCACCTCACCGACGTGCTGCGTGGTCAGTGGAAGTTCGCCGGCTACGTGCAGTCGGACTTCTTCGCCACCCACGGCGCGGCCTCCGCGCTGAAGGCGGGCATGGACCACGAGATGCCCGGCGTCGTGATCCCGAACGCGCCGGCCAACGCGCCGATCCGCACCTGGTTCACGCCGGCGAACCTCGCCGCCGCGATCGACAGGGGCGAGCTGACGATGGCCGACGTCGACACCGCGCTCGCCCGCCGCTATCGGCAGATGTTCCGGCTCGGCGTCTTCGACCGACCCGTCGCGCTCGCGCCGATCGACACCGCGCGCCACGCGCGGCTCGCCCGCGAGATCGGTGAGCAGTCCGCCGTGCTGCTGAAGAACGCGGGCAGCCTGCTGCCGCTGAACTCGCGGGCCATCCGCTCGGTGGCGCTCATCGGCCAGGCGGACTACGCGACGAAGGCGGTGGCCGGCTGCTGCGGCGGCAGCTCCGACGTCATCCCGTTCGCCACGGTCATGCCGCTCGACGGCGTGCGCCGCGCCCTCGCCACGTTAGGCAGCTCCGCCACCGCGACGCTCACCGTCGTCGCGAACGACGCCGCGAACCTCGCCGACGCGGTCGCTGCCGCGCGCTCGGCCGACGTCGCGATCGTCCTCGCCGGCACCATCTCGGAAGAGGGCCGCGACCTGCCGGGCGTGGCGCTGCCTAACGGTCAGGACGCGATCGTCGCCGCCGTCGCCGCCGCGAACCCGCGCACGGTCGTCGTGCTGAAGGACAACGCGTCCGCGCTGCTGCCGTGGATCGACGCGGTGCCGGCGGTGCTCGAGGCGTGGTTCCCCGGGCAGGCGGACGGCGACGTCGTCGCGCGACTGCTGTTCGGCCTCGCCACGCCGTCGGGGCGGCTGCCGGTCACGTTCGCGCGCCGCGCGGCGGACCTTCCGGTCACGACGCCGCGCCAGTGGCCCGGCGTCGACTCGGCGGGCACGCCGGCGAAGGTCGGCGCCGCGGGCTTCGGCATGGCGGCGGGTGGGCCGTACACGGTGGAGTACTCCGAGGGCCTCGCGATCGGCTACCGCTGGTTCGACGCGCGCGGCATCGCGCCGCTCTTCCCGTTCGGCCACGGCCTGTCGTACACGACGTTCGCGATGTCCGACCTCGCCGTGCGCCCGCGCGCGAGCGACGGCACGCGCCCGATCACCGTGGAGCTGACGGTGCGCAACACCGGGACGCGTCGCGGCGCCGAGGTGCCGCAGGTGTACGTGAGCCTCCCGGCGTCGGCCGGCGAGCCGCCGAAGCGCCTCGTCGGCTTCGAGAAGGTGTGGCTCGACCCGGGCGAGCGGCGGCGCGTGCGCATCACGATCGACCCCGCCGCGGCGAGCCATCCGTTAGGCGTGTGGGACGCCGCGACCCAGACGTGGCGGATCCCGAGCGGCGCCTTCCGCGTGCAGGTCGCCCGCTCGGCCGCGGAGGTCGTGCTCGCCGACACGGTGACGGTGACGACGGCGCGTCGCTGA
- a CDS encoding TetR/AcrR family transcriptional regulator: MYPSSVALSSRPAADKADKADKRSAILAAALRLIARSGLHNTPMAAIAREAGVAAGTLYLYFPSKEAMVNALYLDLIQDRDRAYLAELDAIDDPTAGPAESTWRIWHALARWHLDRPDASNLIHQCRASGILTDETRAAEARDQAARLPLFRDAIAHGQLRELSQQVFWALFAGPILALVQMRDAGEIDVDDDVLRATFDGVCRSVLP, encoded by the coding sequence GTGTACCCGTCCTCCGTCGCGCTGTCAAGCAGACCCGCCGCCGACAAGGCCGACAAGGCCGACAAGCGCAGCGCGATCCTCGCTGCCGCGCTCCGGCTCATCGCGCGCTCCGGGCTCCACAACACCCCGATGGCCGCCATTGCCCGCGAGGCCGGCGTCGCCGCGGGGACGCTCTACCTCTACTTCCCGAGCAAGGAGGCGATGGTCAACGCCCTCTACCTGGACCTCATCCAGGACCGGGACCGGGCCTACCTCGCCGAGCTCGATGCGATCGACGACCCGACCGCGGGCCCCGCGGAATCGACGTGGCGCATCTGGCACGCGCTCGCCCGCTGGCACTTGGACCGCCCGGACGCGTCGAACCTCATCCACCAGTGCCGCGCCTCGGGGATCCTGACCGACGAGACCCGCGCCGCCGAGGCCCGCGACCAGGCCGCGCGCCTGCCCCTCTTCCGCGACGCGATCGCGCACGGCCAGCTGCGGGAGCTGTCGCAGCAGGTGTTCTGGGCGCTGTTCGCGGGGCCGATCCTCGCCCTGGTGCAGATGCGCGACGCGGGCGAGATCGACGTGGACGACGATGTGCTGCGCGCCACGTTCGACGGCGTGTGCCGGAGCGTGCTGCCCTAG
- a CDS encoding GNAT family N-acetyltransferase, with amino-acid sequence MHLERATDPATFVDDVSLTLVANEAGHGLLLGLLGAGRADPPPTWAYAALVRDGRDVVAVALRTDDKLVLSRAAPDAIALIAADALAGNSAAEVRALVGPPESVRAFAVASGRAWRTSMRQGVYTAHAVVPPTDVPGRRRVATAADRDTLIAWSQAFHAEALGERPAADVVAPGIDARVAAGAMHLWDVDGTPVAAAAAAGPTPNAIRVNFVYTPPDRRGRGYASALVASLTQRLLDEGRAFVFLHTDLANPVSNRVYERIGYRRAAEFEMLVPD; translated from the coding sequence GTGCACCTCGAGCGCGCGACCGATCCCGCCACCTTCGTCGACGACGTCTCGCTGACGCTCGTCGCGAACGAGGCCGGGCACGGCCTGCTCCTCGGCCTGCTGGGCGCCGGTCGCGCCGATCCGCCGCCGACGTGGGCGTACGCGGCGCTCGTGCGCGACGGACGCGACGTCGTCGCCGTCGCGCTGCGCACGGACGACAAGCTCGTGCTCTCGCGTGCCGCGCCCGACGCGATCGCGCTCATCGCCGCCGATGCGCTCGCGGGGAACAGTGCCGCGGAGGTCCGCGCACTCGTCGGGCCGCCGGAGTCGGTGCGCGCGTTCGCGGTCGCCTCGGGACGCGCGTGGCGCACGTCGATGCGACAGGGCGTGTACACCGCGCACGCCGTCGTGCCGCCGACCGACGTGCCCGGGCGGCGCCGCGTCGCGACCGCCGCCGACCGCGACACGCTCATCGCGTGGTCGCAGGCGTTCCACGCGGAGGCGCTCGGCGAGAGGCCGGCGGCGGACGTCGTCGCGCCGGGGATCGACGCGCGGGTCGCGGCCGGCGCGATGCACCTGTGGGACGTGGACGGCACGCCCGTCGCCGCCGCCGCCGCCGCGGGGCCGACGCCGAACGCGATCCGCGTGAACTTCGTGTACACGCCGCCCGACCGGCGCGGCCGCGGCTACGCGAGCGCGCTCGTCGCGTCGCTCACGCAGCGGCTGCTCGACGAGGGCCGCGCGTTCGTGTTCCTGCACACGGATCTCGCGAACCCCGTGTCCAATCGCGTGTACGAGCGCATCGGCTACCGGCGCGCGGCCGAGTTCGAGATGCTCGTGCCCGACTGA
- a CDS encoding DinB family protein yields MIRLIDWTARTWTFDLPVGAFPAVVERVRGTPARAAALVDGVPEHALGARVDGAWSAKDHIGHLDDLHDLDDRRLTEFLDGARTLTAADMTNRRTHDANHADMPIAVILARLVAHRAELVARLDALTEADVAATAMHPRLQRPMRLVDWLQFVAEHDDHHLVRAREALRAARL; encoded by the coding sequence ATGATCCGACTCATCGACTGGACCGCCCGCACGTGGACGTTCGACCTCCCGGTGGGCGCCTTCCCTGCCGTGGTCGAGCGTGTGCGGGGCACGCCGGCACGGGCCGCGGCGCTCGTCGACGGCGTGCCCGAGCACGCGCTCGGCGCGCGCGTCGACGGCGCGTGGTCGGCGAAGGACCACATCGGCCACCTCGACGACCTGCACGACCTCGACGACCGGCGCCTAACGGAGTTCCTCGACGGCGCGCGCACGCTGACCGCGGCCGACATGACGAACCGCCGCACCCACGACGCGAACCACGCCGACATGCCGATCGCCGTGATCCTCGCGCGGCTCGTCGCGCACCGCGCCGAGCTGGTGGCGCGGCTGGACGCGCTGACGGAAGCGGACGTGGCCGCGACGGCGATGCATCCGCGGCTGCAGCGCCCCATGCGGCTCGTCGACTGGCTGCAGTTCGTGGCCGAGCACGACGACCACCATCTCGTGCGTGCGCGCGAGGCGCTGCGCGCGGCGCGGCTTTGA
- the lepB gene encoding signal peptidase I, with protein sequence MSRFRHTVRELARNVLPVVAVTLGTRVALAEPYHIPSGSMEPTLLVGDWLFVNKLRYGPHVPLTHVSLPGYAEPRRGDIAVFVSPPQDPSIRMAPDEITPVLVKRIVGVGGDTLAMRAGRLYVNGVAESRGATPASDFTREPLPIFAWQHQLETSSASTRPTLHDWGPLVVPRDMYFMMGDNRDDSVDSRFYGPVPRANLRGTPTVVYYSYDTEAGLDWFRAVTEIRWRRLGTWIR encoded by the coding sequence ATGTCCCGTTTCCGCCACACCGTGCGCGAGCTCGCGCGCAACGTCCTCCCCGTCGTCGCCGTCACGCTCGGCACGCGCGTCGCGCTCGCCGAGCCCTATCACATCCCGAGCGGCTCCATGGAGCCGACGCTGCTCGTCGGCGACTGGCTGTTCGTGAACAAGCTCCGCTACGGCCCGCACGTCCCGCTCACCCACGTGAGCCTTCCGGGCTACGCCGAGCCGCGGCGCGGCGACATCGCGGTGTTCGTCTCGCCGCCGCAGGACCCGTCGATCCGCATGGCGCCCGACGAGATCACGCCGGTGCTCGTGAAGCGCATCGTCGGCGTGGGCGGCGACACGCTCGCGATGCGCGCCGGCCGGCTCTACGTGAACGGAGTCGCCGAGTCACGCGGCGCCACGCCGGCGAGCGACTTCACACGCGAGCCGTTGCCCATCTTCGCCTGGCAGCACCAGCTCGAGACGTCGTCGGCGTCGACGCGCCCCACGCTGCACGACTGGGGGCCGCTCGTCGTCCCGCGCGACATGTACTTCATGATGGGCGACAACCGCGACGACTCGGTCGACAGTCGCTTCTACGGCCCCGTCCCGCGCGCGAACCTCCGCGGCACGCCGACGGTCGTCTACTACTCCTACGACACCGAAGCGGGCCTCGACTGGTTCCGCGCCGTGACCGAGATCCGCTGGCGGCGGCTCGGGACGTGGATCCGATAA
- a CDS encoding transferase: MSIGEYVAAFDASPLATFPGLAPWDLTARSADVVRRLLAALGDGYAIADEVAVHATARVERGATLKGPAIVGPHCTIAAGAYVRGGCWLDARCTLGPGVELKSAFLFASTRLAHFNFVGDSVVGSDVNLEAGAIVANFRNERPDAPIAIHADGRRFDTGARKFGAVIGDGARIGANAVIAPGALLRPRLVVPRLGLVDQGGG, translated from the coding sequence ATGTCGATCGGCGAGTACGTCGCGGCGTTCGACGCCTCGCCGCTCGCCACGTTCCCGGGACTCGCGCCGTGGGACCTGACGGCACGCTCGGCAGACGTCGTCCGCCGGCTGCTCGCCGCGCTCGGCGACGGTTACGCGATCGCCGACGAGGTGGCGGTGCACGCGACGGCGCGCGTCGAGCGCGGCGCGACGCTCAAGGGACCGGCGATCGTCGGGCCGCACTGCACGATCGCCGCGGGCGCGTACGTGCGCGGCGGGTGCTGGCTCGATGCGCGGTGCACGCTGGGACCCGGCGTGGAGCTGAAGTCGGCGTTCCTGTTCGCGTCCACGCGACTCGCGCACTTCAACTTCGTCGGCGACAGCGTCGTCGGGTCGGACGTGAACCTCGAGGCGGGCGCGATCGTCGCGAACTTCCGCAACGAGCGTCCCGACGCGCCGATCGCGATCCACGCGGACGGGCGGCGCTTCGATACCGGCGCGCGCAAGTTCGGCGCGGTGATCGGTGACGGCGCGCGCATCGGGGCGAACGCGGTGATCGCGCCCGGCGCGCTGCTGCGGCCGCGGCTCGTGGTGCCGCGGCTCGGCCTCGTCGATCAGGGCGGCGGTTGA